The Fusarium fujikuroi IMI 58289 draft genome, chromosome FFUJ_chr05 DNA segment GAGTTCACTTCCAGAGGcagtaaaaaaagaattacaAATATTCTACAGAGAGACAAGAATTGTGTTGAAGTGATCAGGTTTATTCTAGCTAAGCAATGTAACCCATCCTCCTCAAAGCCTTGCGCTTTCGCATAGCCATATGTCGCAATCCTAGCTCATGATGGTCTTCGCCTTGGTGAATGGTGCCCATGATGTGCGCCTTGTTTATAGGGGGTATCCTTGCCAATATGCGTTCTTGACGCCATTTGCTCTGTAGtgtttttattttttcgCCCGAGTCTTTCCATTTAGAAGTTCTCGTCGGTCTTGAGGGTGTTCTCCTCGGCGGGCTTCTCGGCAGCAGCACCGTTGGCCTTGTCGGCATAGCCCTTGACAGCGGCAGTCAGCTTGGGGGGGACAGCGCCGAGCAGATCACTGTCCTTGTCGCCgttctcgaagaagaagaaggcgggGATGGAGCGGATGCCGAGCTCAAAGGCGAGATCGGGGACATCGTCGGTGTCGAACTTGGCGAAGGCGTACTTGTCGGACTTGTGCTCGGCGGCctgcttgttgaagatgggggAGATGGCCTTGCAGGGACCGCACCATGAGGCGTGGGCTTGGAGAGCGACGTAGGGAGTGGTCTTGACGAGCTCGTCGAACTGAGCCTTGGACTTGATCTCGACAACAGCGGAGGGAGCAGCCATTTTGAAGAGTGTTTTGTGGTTTGTGGTTTGGGTGTTTGGTTTGtaggtgttgatgaagggtTGAGGGGTTTTGGTGGGGGGTTGTGTTTATATAAGTACTAGAGTAAATATGATATGGAGGGGTAGAAATCAAAAGGTCAAGATGGATCTACTATAGCGGAGTGGATACGTTTATATACTTGGTTGTTCAGGCTTCTAGAAGCTCCAGTTTCGCGATTGATTGATTACTCgacctacctaggtactcaaTTATTCAGGAACCCGGGAGTCGGTGGTGGTGAACATGACAGGCACGATGACACAATCGTGAAATTTCGGAGAGGCTGACGTGGGGTCCTTTGGGCCGAGTGCCGCTGAATGAATGGAATTAACTGCTGACAAAACAGGCCCGGCCGAGCTATAGTTAGGCCCTGGAACGTATTCCATGCGTAACGGAATTGGAAGCCATTTGGAATCAAACTACGATCCGCGAATACGACGGATCTGTATGGGGCGAAGCGAGGCTTCAATTTATCAGCAATCCAGGGTGTATCTTATCTTAGTAACCATGGTAAGACTTGATTGAGATCAGATTGTCTTTCAACTCATGCCTCAGTcaaattatttaaaattcATAAAATTCAAGCCTAACTCTCTCCCTTTGATTTGAGTCTAATGCGACttcatcatgctcatgcCGTGGCTAGGTACTAATGATCAAAGGCCTtacatcaaagacaagacacaTTCTGGTAGACTTTCTGTCTTTACTTATACCACGTCTAGTCTTATGATCTATAGAAATAAACAAAATACCTTGAAAAGTCCGATACGACTTACTTCTCTCGCCCTCATGCTTTAATTCTTCCCATTACAATGATCTCTTTCATCCCACAAAAGGCTTTGCGCCGGTACATTCTCGGAAAGCCCCGCGTCATGGCGGGGTTCGGTAGTCTCCaatttatttttttcctGCAGTTGATTTGGAGGGGCACCAAAAAGACGGCGATAACTAAAAATTCCTTCTTTTTGTGGTTCAATTGGTAGATCGAATCAAATAACACCACATATTCCAATCATGGCAAAGAGAACAGCTGAGGCCGATCACGGCGATGCCCTAAAAGGCGGCGAACGCcctgagaagatggacatTGACGACAACACCAAGGAGATGGGAGAGTTTGAAGATGAGTTCGAGGACGAGTTCGAGAGCGAGGACGAGATTcttgaggctggtgttgatggacgACCTGATGCTGAGCgcgaggctgaagagaagggTAAGTCACTATCCACGAATCGCTCAGAAAAGGATCTAATGCTGTGGACAGATGCCATGGAAGTCGACCAAGGAACCTTCATCGTCGGACGAAGCAAACTCGAACCCGGCCAGACTCTCGCCCCCGATCTGACAACCTACGAGATGCTGCACAACCTCAGCACACCCTGGCCATGCCTTTCTTTCGATATTATTCGCGATAACCTTGGCGACAACCGCAAGGCCTATCCTGCTACCATGTACACTGTCTCTGGAACACAGGCCGAGACTGGAAAGGCCTCTGACAACCAGATCATGGTTATGAAGTTCAGCGGTCTCAGCAAGATGGACCGTGGTGACGAGGGCTCTGATTcggaggacgatgatgacgaggactcTGACCCTATCCTGGAGAGCAAGTCCATCCCTCTCAACTCTACGACTAACCGTATCCGCGCCCACCAGATTCCTAGCCAAGAGGCTGGGCGACCTGGAACTACCCTCACTGCTACGATGACCGAGTCAAGCAACGTCTATATCCACGATATTACTCCCCACCTCGCCTCATTCGACAACCCCGGAACTACTATCTCCGCTCAGCAGAACAAGCCTATCTCTACTGTCCGCGCCCACAAGACCGAAGGTTATGCTGTCGACTGGTCTCCCACAGTTCCCGGCGGTAAGCTCCTCACTGGTGACAACGACGGTCTCATTTACGTGACAACACGCACCGATGGAGGCGGCTGGGTCACCGACAACCGACCCTTCCAGGGCCACACCAGCAGTGTCGAGGAGCTCCAGTGGTCACCTTCTGAGCAATCTGTCTTTGCCTCTGCTTCAAGTGACGGCACAATCCGCATCTGGGATGTGCGATCCAAGTCCCGCAAGCCCGCAATCACCATGCAGGTCTCAAATGTCGATGTCAACGTTATGTCTTGGTCGCGCCAGACAACTCATCTGCTCGCCTCCGGAGACGACAACGGTGCATGGGGCGTCTGGGATCTCCGACAATGGAAGGCCAGCTCCGACAAGCCCCAGCCCATCGccagcttcaacttcaacaaggAGCAGATCACAAGCATTGAGTGGCATCCCACTGACGACTCTATCGTCGCTGTGGCCGCTGGTGATAACACCGTTACACTGTGGGATCTTGCTGTCGAGCTTGACGACGAGGAGAGCAAGGACACAGCGGGTGTCAAGGACGTGCCGCCCCAGCTGCTGTTTGTGCACTACCTCAAGGATGTGAAGGAGGTGCACTGGCACCCTCAGATCACGGGTAGCTTGGTCGCCACAGGAGAGGAGTTCAGCGTCTTCAGGACCATCAGCGTATAAGGCGTCTCTCTATCTGGGGGGTGAAATGACTGGGACGGAAAAGTTTACAGACAGGTTCATGGTGGATCTGTTATTGATTGAACGGCATGGCACGGCGTATAATGAGATCTCCTTTGTTGGATTTGATAGATAAATGACCACGTTTTTCTTGGGCTTCGCTCTGTTTGGTGTTAAGAATCGGTGAAATCCTTTGATGTTTCCTCACCCTTGCGTGTGTAAGCTGAGGCTCCATTACACGTAAAACAAGCTAATCTTTAATCTTATAATCCTACTCTAAATTCTCATCGACACTCTTCATGAAACATTTCTTGGTTCTCAAACTGGGTCAAGGATCCAACTGAAGTCCCAATCAACATTTTACTGTTCTCCATACAAACTACCGTAGGATTACGGAGCTGAACAACTAGCAAAACGCCAGTCTATAAACTAAGGTAAGATGACATCTCTTCCTCCGACTACCCTGGGGCCAAAACTACACCATATCGCTAAAACCACCATACCATGCAATCCCCATTGTACTCCATTTCTCGAACACAATCGCATCTTTTTGTAGGGCTAGACTATTGATTCCAGGGTCCTCCCGCTAAAGGCTTCGACTCAAACCAACGTGTCCCAGCCCAGCGGTAACGATCGTCCCCCGCGCCTAGAAACATGCCAAACGAACAGAGCCCGCCGTTCCAGAACGGtctttttttcctcttcACCAGCGAAAGAACGACAATGGCCTTACGCCACAAAATGCTTCTATGGAAAAGGGGGTGGAATGTCACTCCATATGCTTAAAACGGGGTTGAGAGCCAAAATTGGCTTAATCTGACAGGATGGCTCAGCCCTGTTCTGCAGGAGAAAGGGGGTGAGATGAGAtttctggaagatgaaggagcaGAGGATGGAGATTAATGCATGACTTTAAGTTGAGATGAAATTATGGATATTTCTTCAAGATATGTACTTTCGGTCTTTTACTGTATTCGTCTTGGTCTATAGACTTTGATCAGGACATGGCGTCGTTTGTCAAGACTCACAAGATGCACTGATGTAACGTTGGGCTTATGCAGCATCTTGTGTACGTTTCTGTACTATGTTGCTGTGCAACATGACATGCCATGCGAGATCTGTGCCAAGGCCACGCCGTTAAACGTTAAGCAGTCTCCCATGTCAACGGACAGGGCTGAGCCGTGTTCCCTCTGTGCTAGACGTCATGAAGGCTCGAGCGTTGTCTGTTGGTTCATCTTCAATTTACTAGGTAGCCTTACGCCATTGTTGTTGACATCATGTTTGCAGTCGCGAAATGACGGTATATTGAAGCAGGTCTATAAACGCTTTTAAATGACACCCTAAACCCCCATCGAGATAGCGAGCTCTTGCCCCCGACGTTATACGAAAAAATGTCTACATTACGTGTGTCGTTCAAATACCGTGGAATGGTACATTATTGTCGTTCAGGTCTAACCAGACTAAATGGAAATATTGGCCAAAAATGGCTAATTAGCTAATGAGCCTTGCAGAATGGTGACAGTGGTCCTGACAAGCTGTCGCCGTCGCCGTGCCATGTCAAGTTTACTTTGATGGCTCTCGGCTCTCAGCGGTAGGGAGAgcgttcttcttggcctcgttctccttgaccttggcccaAGCATACACGATACCTGAGACGAaaccgatgaagatggccgaAACACTTCCAACGGTAACGGGGgcagcgaagaagatgagaccAGAGACGGCAATGGGCAGCTTGTTGAGAGCACCAACCATGGAGTAGGTGGTGGAAGAGGTGACTCGGATGCACCAGGCGGAGCAGTAAGAAATGAAGATAGCGGCCAGACCAGAGTAGATGATGCCAATGAAGATACGGTTGCGCGAGTCCTCGGGGAAGTTCTTGGCGAAGTTGGCGCTGGACCAGTCCTCAGTGAccagagagaagaagacaaggaCGGGAATGGTGAGAAGGTTGTTGTAGTACATGGCTATTGACATGTTAgcagtttttttttttcatgCAGTGTTTTTGAGCGCAACCCCGAGGTTGCGCCTGGGGGGTCAACATACTGTCCCAATCCTTGAAGTTCATCTTGTGGATAACCTTGCGCATGCCCAAAACGTAAGAAGCAGAGCAGAAGACGTTCATGGCCATCCAGAAGTAACCGGCATTCAGAGTCGCAAGGGCATCAGCATCGCCAGTAGTAGCGCTGTAGTCACCAGAGATAGCGCTCTTGATATCAGCCCAGGCAGCAACCACAGAGCTCAGAACCATGAGAccgaaagaagagagggcGATGGGTGTGACGGAACCGCCAAACCAGAGGACCTCGCCATAAgcaatggcgatgatggtcaagttcttgaagatggtgtaGACAGGCACGGAGAGGTACTGCAGAGCCTTGGTGCTTGTGTAGATCATACCAACGAGGACGAGCGAAATTGGGTACCCTGTTGAGATCGCATTAGCCATTGCCCCTCATTCGTGAAAGATATTATAACGTACACTTCTTGATGCGGTCCATCTCAAGAGGAGCGAGGGACTTGATCATGCCGAGTTGCTTGCATGCTGTGATGGCAACAATGCAGACAATGGACTACAGAGACACTGAGTTAATTGACACCACTTGAACTCGGGGAACAGCGACAAACATACCTGAACAGCGAGGTAGAAGAAAGTAAGGTTCCATGATGTACCAGACACAACATACTTGTTGACGACAGTCATGGAAATAGAAGAGAGACAGTAAGAAAGAATAGAGAATGGCCCGCTGTTCTCGATCTTGTTCATGAAGCCTGAAGGCTGTGCGGGGAGGGCATCAGTGCCTGGGCCGCGGCCAACAAGGGAGTCGTTCTCCTTGCCACCATCGCCAATGTTGGTCTCGTTGGCAGACTCGGGCATCTTGGCCACGAAGTCgtcgttcttcttgttctggtcAGCCATGGCTGCGGCGTCGAGTCGGTCGGTCGGTCGCAAGCGATTAAAACGGCTTCTAAAAAAAAGAGTGGACGAACGGCCGAAATGTCGTTCAACAGTGATTCAATGCGTAGCAGAGAATGACGAATCTCGAAAAGAACACGAAGCGACACGACACGATACGATACGATATGcgggacaggacaggacaagacaagacaagataaGACGAGAAAAAGCGAAGGGCTCCAGATAAAAATCGATCCAGTCAATCAACCAAAGGCCACCGTGGAGATGCCAAGTCAAGTGGATAGGGATAGGGAGGGATGggaataagaaaaaaaggcgTATCACTGTAACCTCTGCTGCGCGGTACAATTGTCAGTGAGAAGTGAGGAAAAGGGGGCTTGCGTCCGTTCTTGGCCAACTTGGCTACATTCAACTAAGGCGATAAGGATCCCGGTAAGACCTTTCCCACTCTTTTCCCCTTGCGCCGCGTAAGAGTCAATAATTGCATCTTCTGTCTATCTTCATATGCCGTATAAGTGGATGACCCCGCTGTGTGAATCTTGCCGGGATACGAagggtgctgctgctgatgaggCCGTCGACGTCAGGAATCCACATCCCGGCCGAGGGTCCCTGGCATCTCCGAACTGGCTGCAGACAGAGTCTCCTTGGATATTTACATaccatacatacatacgtaTGCCACAGAGGAATAAGGGGCTACAACGattatcatcaacatcagagCCTCTGCATCCCTGCCGAGACAATCTGTGGATGGATCATGGGTGCGGTGCAGGCGCGTGGTCGTGGCGCACTTTGAACGCATCCATCATCGAATCGCCCGAGTGGAGGAAGTTAGGAACCAGCCTACGCCAGCCAAGCCCAGGAGATGGAGGTGGGTGAATGTGGATTAGGTATGGATGGGACGGGAGACACTAAGTTAGAGCCTAGAGGTAGGTACCGACTTAGTAGAAGGACTAGGATGTTGTGGTATGGGGGATGGGGGGTCGCATCTTTTTATTCCCAAGTTCAAAAGACGTTTCAATatactttctttttctctttcccTTCCATTGCATCTTCCACCTTGTCTTTTCGCCGTTTTTTCCTTGCTTCTTTAAGCCCAGCCCGTGATAGAAGTATCCGGGTGTTCCACTCCTTTCCCACAAGCACAACCATAACTCTAACCTAAAACATCTGCTTCCCATGAGTTCATCATGTTACCTGCGATGAACCGCTTCACACGCATCGCGCTAGCCGTGATTGCTGTGCTCTTCGTCTTCGCTATATTGGTGTCTTACCAGGCACCCGAGAGCTTCAAGGATCATTTACCAAGCGCAGACTGGCATTGGCCTTCGAAAGGCGACAATGTCACTATCGACGAGCCCCCAAAGCCTACCGACGCCGCTGGTGCCGTGGGCGCTGGAGAGGAGGACACAGAGTTGGACAAGGACCCCAACACAGACATCTCCTACGATTTGACTCGAGCTCCTACACCGGGCTGCGAGAACATCGTCAACGACTTACAGCAGCGTCTCATCCACGCTTACCAGAAGAGGTTCGAAGGAATTCGCTATGCCAACATCTGGGGTTATCTCGAGACGGAGAACAAGGGTGATGCTGCGATTTGGTCCGCACAGCAGATTCTGCTGAGCATCCTTGGAATCGAGACTATGGAAGCCTGCCGGTAAGCATCTTGTCTGTACCACGTTGGACAACGTCAATATTAATG contains these protein-coding regions:
- a CDS encoding putative GDP-mannose transporter is translated as MADQNKKNDDFVAKMPESANETNIGDGGKENDSLVGRGPGTDALPAQPSGFMNKIENSGPFSILSYCLSSISMTVVNKYVVSGTSWNLTFFYLAVQSIVCIVAITACKQLGMIKSLAPLEMDRIKKWYPISLVLVGMIYTSTKALQYLSVPVYTIFKNLTIIAIAYGEVLWFGGSVTPIALSSFGLMVLSSVVAAWADIKSAISGDYSATTGDADALATLNAGYFWMAMNVFCSASYVLGMRKVIHKMNFKDWDTMYYNNLLTIPVLVFFSLVTEDWSSANFAKNFPEDSRNRIFIGIIYSGLAAIFISYCSAWCIRVTSSTTYSMVGALNKLPIAVSGLIFFAAPVTVGSVSAIFIGFVSGIVYAWAKVKENEAKKNALPTAESREPSK
- a CDS encoding probable thioredoxin; protein product: MAAPSAVVEIKSKAQFDELVKTTPYVALQAHASWCGPCKAISPIFNKQAAEHKSDKYAFAKFDTDDVPDLAFELGIRSIPAFFFFENGDKDSDLLGAVPPKLTAAVKGYADKANGAAAEKPAEENTLKTDENF
- a CDS encoding probable RRB1-involved in the regulation of ribosome biosynthesis, which codes for MAKRTAEADHGDALKGGERPEKMDIDDNTKEMGEFEDEFEDEFESEDEILEAGVDGRPDAEREAEEKDAMEVDQGTFIVGRSKLEPGQTLAPDLTTYEMLHNLSTPWPCLSFDIIRDNLGDNRKAYPATMYTVSGTQAETGKASDNQIMVMKFSGLSKMDRGDEGSDSEDDDDEDSDPILESKSIPLNSTTNRIRAHQIPSQEAGRPGTTLTATMTESSNVYIHDITPHLASFDNPGTTISAQQNKPISTVRAHKTEGYAVDWSPTVPGGKLLTGDNDGLIYVTTRTDGGGWVTDNRPFQGHTSSVEELQWSPSEQSVFASASSDGTIRIWDVRSKSRKPAITMQVSNVDVNVMSWSRQTTHLLASGDDNGAWGVWDLRQWKASSDKPQPIASFNFNKEQITSIEWHPTDDSIVAVAAGDNTVTLWDLAVELDDEESKDTAGVKDVPPQLLFVHYLKDVKEVHWHPQITGSLVATGEEFSVFRTISV